In one Populus nigra chromosome 12, ddPopNigr1.1, whole genome shotgun sequence genomic region, the following are encoded:
- the LOC133669129 gene encoding homeobox protein knotted-1-like 1, protein MEGFYRFNPTISCSPNDIARLENLPVVNFTDATTSTNEFHSQVGNLLQAGHGYTPVTESDMHDVIKTQIANHPRYPDLVSAYVECRKVGAPPEMVSLLEDIGRCSYQINTCYEIGADPELDEFMESYCEVLHRYKEELSKPFDEATAFMSSIESQLSSLCKGTLTKIFDYGSDEPAWTSEEELSCGEVEASEIPGSLGFHSSDQNLKGVLLSKYSGHLSSLRKEFLKQRKKGKLPKDAKTLLLDWWNHHYRWPYPTEEEKAKLSEITGLDQKQINNWFINQRKRHWKPSKDMRFALMESVGGDTAGPTCYGIVGDDIGT, encoded by the exons ATGGAGGGATTTTATAGGTTTAATCCTACAATTTCTTGTTCACCAAATGATATTGCTAGACTTGAAAACTTGCCTGTTGTTAACTTTACTGATGCTACTACCAGTACCAACGAATTTCACAGTCAAGTTGGTAATTTACTTCAAGCTGGTCATGGTTATACACCAGTCACTGAATCAGATATGCATGATGTAATCAAGACCCAGATCGCCAATCACCCTCGTTATCCAGACCTAGTTTCTGCATACGTAGAGTGCCGAAAG GTTGGTGCACCTCCAGAAATGGTTTCTCTTCTTGAAGACATAGGCAGATGTAGCTACCAAATCAATACTTGCTATGAGATAGGAGCTGATCCAGAACTTGATGAGTTCATG GAATCATACTGTGAGGTTCTTCATAGATACAAGGAGGAATTATCCAAGCCGTTTGACGAGGCTACTGCTTTCATGAGCAGCATAGAATCACAACTAAGTAGTCTTTGCAAAGGAACATTgactaaaatatttgattatggATCAG ATGAGCCAGCATGGACTTCCGAGGAGGAGTTAAGCTGTGGGGAAGTTGAAGCTTCTGAAATTCCAGGGTCATTAGGATTTCACTCAAGCGATCAGAATCTAAAAGGAGTGCTCTTGAGCAAGTACAGTGGCCATCTTAGCAGTTTGAGAAAGGAATTCctaaagcaaagaaagaaaggcAAACTACCAAAGGATGCAAAGACATTGCTTTTGGACTGGTGGAACCACCATTATAGATGGCCATATCCTACG GAAGAGGAGAAGGCGAAGTTATCAGAGATTACAGGGCTAGATCAAAAGCAGATTAATAATTGGTTTATCAACCAGCGGAAGCGGCACTGGAAACCATCCAAAGATATGAGGTTTGCTCTCATGGAAAGTGTCGGTGGTGACACAGCGGGACCAACATGCTATGGTATTGTTGGCGATGACATTGGGACATGA